The following are encoded together in the Tamandua tetradactyla isolate mTamTet1 chromosome 14, mTamTet1.pri, whole genome shotgun sequence genome:
- the LOC143654930 gene encoding LOW QUALITY PROTEIN: olfactory receptor 4N5-like (The sequence of the model RefSeq protein was modified relative to this genomic sequence to represent the inferred CDS: substituted 1 base at 1 genomic stop codon) — protein sequence MERDNSTEVTEFILLGLTQFQDVQLLFFVLVLIFYFTILPGNFLIILTIKSDPSLMAALYFFLGNLAFLDASYSFIVAPRLLVDFLSEKVISXRGCITQLFFLHFLGAGEMFILVVMAFVHYIAICRPLHYTAVMNPRACYSLLLALWLGGFAHSIVQVALILHLPFCGPNQLDNLFCDVLQVIKLACTETFVVELLMVSNSGLLSLLCFLGLLTSYAVILCHVKDNSSEGKSKALSTCTTHIIIVFLMFGPTIFIYTRPFRAFSADKVVSLFHTVIFPLMNPVIYTLHNQEVKISMRRHLSWHTVC from the coding sequence ATGGAGAGAGACAACAGCACAGAGGTGACAGAATTCATCCTTCTTGGTCTTACCCAGTTTCAAGATGTTCAACTTCTGTTCTTTGTACTAGTCTTGATTTTCTACTTCACCATTCTACCTGGAAATTTCCTCATCATTCTCACCATTAAATCAGATCCCAGCCTCATGGCCGCTCTGTACTTCTTTCTTGGCAATTTGGCTTTCTTGGATGCATCCTACTCCTTCATTGTGGCTCCCAGATTGCTGGTGGACTTCCTCTCTGAGAAGGTGATCTCCTAAAGAGGTTGTATCACTCAACTCTTTTTCTTGcatttccttggagcaggggagATGTTCATTCTTGTTGTGATGGCCTTTGTCCACTACATTGCCATATGTCGGCCTTTACACTATACAGCTGTCATGAATCCTAGAGCCTGCTATTCATTATTGTTGGCACTCTGGCTCGGAGGCTTTGCTCATTCAATTGTACAAGTAGCTCTTATTCTCCACTTGCCCTTCTGTGGTCCAAACCAGTTGGATAACTTATTCTGTGATGTCCTGCAGGTGATCAAGCTGGCCTGTACAGAAACCTTTGTAGTGGAGCTCCTGATGGTTTCCAACAGTGGCTTGCTCTCCCTCTTGTGCTTTCTGGGGCTTCTGACATCCTATGCAGTCATTCTCTGCCATGTAAAGGACAACTCCTCTGAAGGGAAGAGTAAGGCACTGTCCACATGCACCACCCATATTATCATTGTGTTTCTCATGTTTGGACCTACCATTTTCATTTACACTCGCCCCTTCAGAGCTTTCTCAGCAGACAAAGTAGTTTCTCTCTTCCACACAGTGATCTTTCCTTTGATGAACCCTGTAATTTATACCCTTCACAACCAGGAAGTGAAAATTTCCATGAGGAGGCACTTGAGTTGGCACACAGTTTGCTGA